The following coding sequences lie in one Pectobacterium sp. A5351 genomic window:
- a CDS encoding D-cysteine desulfhydrase translates to MHLARFPRLSLGHFPTPLEALPNLSAYLGGPTIYIKRDDATGLATGGNKTRKLEFLLADAQQQGADVIITQGATQSNHVRQTIAAATKLGLKTKVLLEKRVEDYGEDYQRSGNVLLDNLLGGEIVDHLPAGTDMQQAMETLAASLRKEGFKPYVIPGGGSSPVGALGYVACAEELLFQSSQQRLRIDHIIHATGSTGTQAGLVTGLVATHSQIPLLGISVRAPKEKQEENVYALAQRTWQLLGIPGELARSAVQVNSDYVGKGYGIPTEGTLEALRLLAQLEGILLDPVYSGKGMAGLIDLIRQGHFRADENIVFIHTGGSAGLFGYRQLFEQTAAQ, encoded by the coding sequence ATGCACCTTGCCCGATTCCCCCGTTTGTCACTGGGGCATTTTCCGACGCCGTTGGAGGCGTTGCCGAACCTGTCTGCCTATCTGGGGGGGCCGACAATCTATATCAAGCGCGACGACGCTACAGGGCTGGCGACGGGCGGGAATAAAACCCGCAAGCTGGAGTTCCTGCTTGCCGATGCGCAGCAGCAGGGGGCGGATGTCATCATCACGCAGGGGGCGACACAGTCTAACCATGTTCGGCAAACCATCGCGGCGGCGACAAAGCTGGGGCTAAAAACCAAAGTGCTGCTGGAAAAGCGTGTGGAAGATTACGGTGAAGATTATCAGCGCTCCGGTAACGTGCTGCTGGATAACTTGCTTGGTGGTGAAATAGTCGATCACCTGCCTGCCGGTACAGACATGCAGCAGGCGATGGAAACGCTGGCGGCGTCGCTGCGTAAAGAAGGGTTTAAACCTTATGTTATCCCCGGTGGTGGTTCCAGTCCGGTAGGTGCACTGGGCTATGTCGCCTGCGCAGAAGAATTGCTGTTTCAGTCCAGCCAGCAGCGCCTGCGCATCGATCATATCATTCATGCGACAGGCAGCACGGGAACACAGGCGGGGTTGGTTACCGGACTGGTTGCGACGCACAGCCAGATTCCCCTGTTAGGCATCAGCGTCAGAGCGCCAAAAGAGAAGCAGGAAGAGAATGTTTACGCGTTGGCGCAGCGCACCTGGCAGCTGTTGGGGATTCCGGGTGAGCTGGCGCGCAGCGCAGTGCAGGTGAACAGCGACTATGTCGGCAAAGGCTACGGTATTCCAACCGAAGGCACGCTGGAAGCGCTCAGACTACTGGCGCAACTGGAAGGGATTTTGCTCGATCCGGTCTATTCCGGCAAAGGTATGGCAGGGCTGATCGACCTGATTCGCCAGGGGCATTTTCGCGCCGATGAAAACATCGTCTTTATTCATACTGGCGGTTCGGCGGGGCTGTTTGGCTATCGTCAACTGTTCGAACAGACGGCGGCACAATGA
- a CDS encoding heme acquisition protein HasA, with the protein MSLSIQYDTEFSSYSISQYLTEWSSLFGDANHTNDNVTDSNSGGFYGGTSWNNGTQYSLVSPNNDTSAFVAEGNLAYQFSNHVLHGQLDSLTFGDGLSGGTGTAYAIQEPQVTFSGLDLSSIVDSGREGVVHQVVYGLMSGQVQPLLDALTNAGIDINASLDSLSFATATSDAALSADTVVDVVGVAETADLLAA; encoded by the coding sequence ATGAGTTTAAGTATTCAGTATGACACCGAGTTTTCCAGTTATTCTATCTCCCAGTATCTGACCGAGTGGTCCTCTCTATTCGGCGATGCTAACCACACCAACGATAACGTTACCGACAGCAACTCGGGAGGTTTCTACGGTGGCACCTCCTGGAATAACGGGACACAATACTCTCTGGTCAGCCCGAATAACGATACCTCCGCCTTCGTTGCCGAAGGCAATCTGGCGTATCAATTCTCTAACCACGTTCTGCACGGCCAACTGGATTCACTGACCTTCGGCGACGGTCTGAGCGGCGGCACCGGCACCGCATACGCCATTCAAGAACCTCAGGTCACCTTTAGCGGCCTGGATCTCTCCAGCATCGTGGATAGTGGCCGTGAAGGCGTGGTGCATCAGGTCGTCTACGGTCTGATGAGCGGACAGGTTCAGCCACTGCTGGATGCGCTGACCAATGCCGGTATCGATATTAACGCCAGCCTGGATAGCCTGAGCTTCGCCACGGCGACCTCCGATGCTGCGCTTTCTGCGGATACCGTGGTTGACGTCGTTGGCGTCGCCGAAACCGCCGATCTGCTGGCGGCATAA
- a CDS encoding HlyD family type I secretion periplasmic adaptor subunit: MSALREVTSQPTAPLPQVEDNVAAMPLHTDAGRYLKHGLWLVLIGFGGLLLWAGMAPLDKGVAVSGRVIVADNRKAVQPVSSGRIASLSVRDGDHVQAGQILATLDQTPAQAQRDNLVTQLQEAHAGETRLLAERDDLSTIPFPASTEPHNTVTQQIQIAQQQLFISRRAALQQERAAMQAAIIGAKAQSQGSQALLASSQTQFQIISEQLRGLRPLAQEGYIARNRLLDVERQAAQLAGAIAQERNNQVQLQQQVVELEQKIQQRQNEYQKEVRAQLADTQRSIQDLTQRLKTAEYELQHTHIRAPASGTVVGLALHTEGGVVNSGQMLMEIVPDGQPLLIDAQLPIELVDRVNNGLPVELLFSAFNQSTTPRISGVVALIGADQLVEQQTGKPYYALRIHVDEQGKQQLAGLDVRPGMPVQAFIRTGERSLLNYLFKPLSDRLHLALTEE; encoded by the coding sequence ATGTCCGCGTTACGCGAAGTCACATCACAGCCAACCGCTCCTCTCCCTCAGGTGGAGGATAACGTTGCGGCGATGCCGTTACATACCGATGCCGGGCGCTATTTGAAGCACGGCCTCTGGCTGGTGCTTATCGGCTTTGGTGGCCTGCTGCTGTGGGCCGGCATGGCACCGTTGGATAAAGGCGTCGCCGTATCTGGTCGGGTCATTGTCGCAGACAACCGCAAAGCGGTGCAGCCCGTCAGTAGCGGACGCATCGCCTCGCTCAGCGTGCGAGATGGTGACCACGTGCAGGCCGGACAAATTCTTGCCACGCTGGATCAGACACCCGCTCAGGCACAGCGCGACAATCTCGTCACTCAGCTTCAGGAAGCACACGCGGGCGAAACGCGCCTGCTGGCGGAACGTGACGATCTCAGTACGATCCCTTTCCCTGCTTCCACAGAACCACACAACACCGTCACGCAGCAGATCCAGATCGCCCAGCAGCAGCTCTTCATCAGCCGTCGCGCCGCACTGCAACAGGAACGCGCGGCGATGCAGGCTGCCATCATCGGGGCAAAGGCGCAGTCGCAGGGTTCACAGGCACTGCTGGCTAGCAGCCAAACGCAATTTCAGATTATCAGCGAGCAGCTACGCGGGCTGCGTCCGCTGGCGCAGGAAGGCTATATCGCCCGTAACCGCCTGCTGGACGTCGAGCGGCAGGCTGCCCAGTTGGCAGGCGCAATTGCTCAGGAACGGAATAATCAGGTGCAGCTTCAGCAGCAGGTCGTCGAACTGGAGCAAAAGATCCAACAGCGCCAGAACGAATATCAGAAAGAGGTACGCGCCCAGCTCGCCGATACCCAGCGTTCCATTCAGGATCTCACCCAGCGACTGAAAACAGCGGAGTATGAACTTCAGCACACGCATATTCGCGCGCCCGCCAGCGGTACAGTCGTCGGGCTGGCGCTGCATACCGAAGGCGGCGTGGTCAATAGTGGGCAGATGTTGATGGAGATTGTTCCTGATGGGCAACCGCTATTGATTGACGCGCAGCTGCCTATCGAGCTGGTAGACAGAGTCAATAACGGGCTGCCGGTCGAGTTGCTGTTTTCTGCGTTCAACCAAAGCACCACACCGCGTATTTCTGGCGTTGTCGCACTCATCGGTGCCGACCAACTCGTCGAGCAGCAGACCGGAAAACCCTATTACGCCCTGCGTATTCACGTCGATGAACAGGGTAAGCAACAGCTTGCCGGGCTAGACGTACGCCCCGGTATGCCGGTGCAAGCCTTTATTCGTACCGGTGAACGCTCCCTGCTCAACTACCTGTTCAAACCGCTTTCCGATCGCCTGCATCTGGCACTAACCGAGGAGTAA
- a CDS encoding aspartate/glutamate racemase family protein, giving the protein MSTPLIGVLGGMGPLATVDLLHKIIEETPASRDQDHVPVVVWNVPQIPDRQQALAGTGESPLPTLLHAIRQLNCLSVSHIVVPCNTAHHWFDALAEASHAPLVHIADTTLHAIAQSLEMKQTPHKMGLIATHGTLNAGWYQQRFAAQLEAETVVPNEQEMTTLFVPGCYAVKRGELRQGGRLLDQLAEQLVVRGAECLVLACTEVPPALEVVSSRWRDISIDPTRALAQACVRIWQQK; this is encoded by the coding sequence ATGAGTACACCGCTGATTGGCGTGCTGGGCGGCATGGGGCCGCTGGCAACGGTCGATTTGCTGCATAAAATCATTGAAGAAACGCCCGCCAGCCGCGATCAAGATCATGTGCCAGTGGTGGTCTGGAATGTGCCACAGATTCCCGATCGTCAACAGGCGCTGGCAGGAACGGGTGAATCACCGTTGCCGACGCTGTTGCATGCTATCCGGCAGCTTAATTGTCTATCAGTCAGCCATATCGTGGTGCCGTGCAATACGGCGCATCATTGGTTTGACGCGCTGGCTGAGGCAAGCCATGCGCCGCTGGTGCATATTGCCGACACCACGCTGCACGCCATTGCACAGTCTTTGGAGATGAAGCAAACGCCGCACAAGATGGGTCTGATAGCGACACACGGGACGCTCAACGCCGGGTGGTATCAGCAGCGTTTTGCCGCGCAGTTAGAGGCTGAAACCGTGGTGCCGAATGAGCAGGAGATGACGACGCTGTTTGTTCCAGGGTGCTATGCGGTAAAACGTGGCGAGCTACGACAGGGTGGACGCTTACTGGATCAGCTTGCTGAACAGCTGGTGGTGCGAGGAGCAGAGTGTCTGGTGCTGGCCTGTACGGAAGTGCCTCCGGCGCTGGAGGTGGTGTCGTCACGCTGGCGTGACATCAGTATCGATCCAACACGCGCGCTGGCACAGGCCTGCGTGCGCATCTGGCAACAGAAATGA
- a CDS encoding anaerobic C4-dicarboxylate transporter codes for MDFIIQLVIVLICLFYGARKGGIALGLLGGIGLVILVFIFKLQPGKPPVDVMLVIIAVVAASATLQASGGLDVMLQIAERMLRRNPKYVSIIAPFVTCILTILCGTGHVVYTILPIIYDVAIKNNIRPERPMAASSIGAQMGIIASPVSVAVVSLVAMLANFTFQGKHLGFLDLLSITIPSTLLGILAIGIFSWFRGKELDKDEDFQKFIADPENKQYVYGDTATLLDRKLPRSNWVAMWIFLATIAAVAILGAVEGLRPAFGGKPLSMVLVIQMFMLLSGAIIIIATKTNPSSISKNEVFRSGMIAIVAVYGIAWMAETMFGAHLEEIKATLGSLVKVYPWAYAIILLIVSKFVNSQAAALAAIVPVALAIGVDPAYIVASAPACYGYYILPTYPSDLAAIQFDRSGTTKIGRFVINHSFILPGLIGVTTSCIFGWVFAAMYGFL; via the coding sequence ATGGACTTCATCATTCAATTAGTCATTGTCCTGATCTGCCTTTTTTACGGGGCAAGAAAAGGCGGGATCGCGCTGGGTTTATTAGGCGGGATTGGACTTGTTATTCTGGTCTTTATTTTTAAACTGCAACCGGGTAAACCTCCCGTCGATGTCATGCTGGTCATCATTGCCGTGGTGGCCGCGTCGGCAACGCTTCAGGCATCGGGTGGGCTGGATGTCATGCTGCAAATCGCGGAACGTATGCTACGGCGTAACCCGAAATACGTGTCGATTATCGCACCGTTCGTCACCTGTATTCTGACGATCCTGTGTGGTACCGGCCACGTGGTGTATACCATTCTGCCGATTATTTATGATGTCGCCATCAAGAATAATATCCGCCCAGAAAGGCCGATGGCCGCCAGTTCCATTGGTGCCCAGATGGGGATTATCGCCAGCCCAGTGTCTGTTGCGGTGGTGTCGCTGGTCGCCATGTTGGCGAATTTCACCTTCCAGGGTAAACATCTGGGATTCCTCGACCTGCTGTCTATTACCATCCCTTCTACCCTGTTGGGTATTCTGGCAATTGGGATTTTCAGTTGGTTCCGCGGTAAGGAATTGGACAAGGATGAGGATTTTCAGAAATTCATCGCCGACCCAGAAAACAAACAGTATGTGTATGGTGATACCGCCACCCTGCTGGACAGAAAACTGCCACGCAGCAACTGGGTCGCTATGTGGATCTTTCTGGCAACCATCGCGGCGGTAGCGATTCTGGGTGCCGTTGAAGGGCTACGTCCGGCCTTTGGCGGGAAGCCGTTGTCGATGGTGCTGGTCATTCAGATGTTTATGCTGCTGTCTGGTGCCATCATCATTATTGCGACCAAAACCAATCCGTCATCCATCTCGAAGAATGAGGTGTTCCGTTCAGGGATGATCGCCATCGTCGCGGTATATGGTATTGCCTGGATGGCGGAAACCATGTTTGGCGCGCATCTGGAAGAGATCAAAGCGACGCTGGGTTCATTGGTGAAAGTGTATCCCTGGGCTTACGCCATTATCCTGCTGATTGTCTCGAAGTTCGTAAACTCGCAGGCGGCAGCGCTGGCGGCGATTGTTCCGGTTGCGCTGGCTATCGGCGTGGATCCCGCGTACATCGTGGCATCCGCACCCGCCTGTTATGGTTACTACATTCTGCCAACCTACCCAAGCGATCTGGCTGCTATCCAGTTTGACCGCTCCGGCACCACCAAGATTGGCCGCTTCGTTATCAACCACAGCTTCATCCTGCCGGGACTCATTGGCGTAACCACCTCCTGTATCTTTGGCTGGGTATTCGCCGCCATGTACGGCTTCCTGTAA
- a CDS encoding TolC family outer membrane protein has product MLRHSSVYRVAIRSSYAVSLVFTLLYSTPSQALGLMEAWQHALTHDPAFQAAVHARNADSEEKNIGRAGLLPKVTYDYSQSRNDSTVTTGGQHSERDYTSRASSFSLQQPLIDYAAWSRYQQGEASAVLADEQLRDASQQLLVRLFQAYANVLFSREQIALVQAQQRAYREQYQLNQRLFQQGEGTRTDMLETEARVNLTEAQLIEAQDNLDISLRELETLLGMPVGVDQLAALTPRFTPQPLQPAGYQHWQALALRHNAQLLALNQSLAVAKYGIERNRAGHLPQVTLVASTRNTQSDTENSYNQKYDTRSIGIRVSVPIFAGGGVSAATRQAQERYQQTALEKDEQTATIQTELRRQFNLVTSSQAKIRAYELAEKSALALVTATQKSVQGGERVNLDVLNAEQQLYGARRDLTEARYTWLTAWLQLRYYAGTLDEQTLHQLATYFVHR; this is encoded by the coding sequence ATGCTGCGCCATTCATCCGTTTATCGCGTGGCGATCCGCTCCAGCTATGCCGTTTCCCTTGTTTTCACGCTGCTCTACAGCACACCGAGTCAGGCATTAGGGTTAATGGAAGCCTGGCAACATGCGTTAACGCACGACCCCGCTTTTCAGGCCGCTGTACATGCGCGTAATGCCGATAGCGAAGAGAAAAACATCGGGCGCGCCGGGCTGTTGCCGAAAGTCACCTATGATTACAGCCAGTCCCGTAACGATTCCACAGTGACGACAGGTGGCCAGCACTCAGAACGGGATTACACCAGTCGGGCTTCCAGCTTTTCTCTGCAACAACCGCTGATCGACTACGCGGCGTGGTCACGCTATCAGCAGGGTGAAGCCAGCGCCGTGCTGGCAGACGAACAGCTACGCGATGCCAGCCAGCAGTTATTGGTACGTCTGTTCCAGGCTTACGCCAACGTGCTATTTAGCCGCGAGCAGATTGCGCTGGTTCAGGCACAGCAGCGCGCTTATCGCGAGCAATATCAGCTGAATCAACGCCTCTTCCAGCAGGGAGAAGGCACGCGCACCGATATGCTGGAAACCGAAGCGCGCGTCAATCTGACCGAAGCGCAGCTCATCGAAGCGCAGGACAATCTGGATATCAGCCTGCGTGAACTGGAAACGCTGCTGGGGATGCCCGTTGGTGTGGATCAGCTTGCAGCGCTAACGCCACGCTTTACGCCGCAGCCGCTTCAGCCTGCGGGCTATCAGCACTGGCAAGCGCTGGCGCTGCGTCACAACGCGCAGCTACTGGCGCTCAACCAGTCGCTAGCCGTGGCGAAGTACGGCATTGAGCGTAACCGGGCAGGTCATCTGCCGCAGGTCACGCTGGTCGCCAGCACGCGCAATACACAGTCAGACACCGAAAACAGCTACAACCAAAAATACGATACGCGATCGATTGGCATCCGCGTCAGCGTACCGATTTTTGCCGGCGGCGGCGTCTCTGCCGCGACGCGTCAGGCACAGGAGCGCTATCAGCAGACGGCGTTGGAGAAAGACGAACAGACGGCGACAATCCAGACGGAACTGCGCCGCCAGTTTAATCTGGTCACCAGCAGTCAGGCGAAAATCCGCGCCTATGAACTAGCGGAAAAGTCGGCGCTGGCGCTGGTTACCGCCACCCAGAAAAGCGTTCAGGGCGGAGAGCGCGTGAATCTTGACGTGCTGAACGCCGAACAGCAGCTCTATGGTGCACGGCGCGATCTGACTGAAGCGCGTTATACCTGGCTGACGGCGTGGCTACAACTGCGCTACTACGCCGGAACGCTTGACGAACAGACGTTGCATCAGTTAGCGACCTATTTCGTACACCGCTAA
- a CDS encoding type I secretion system permease/ATPase: MPASHPASSGREIIDALAAYRQGFWGIGLFSAVINLLMLAPAIYMLQVYDRVLPSSSTMTLAMLTIIMLGLFLLMGLLEWIRSAVVIRLGTQMDMRLNQRIYNAAFESNLRNGTAGAGQALNDLTALRQFATGNALFAFFDAPWFPVYLLVIFLLHPWLGVMALAGAIILIVLAWLNQKLTREPLALAAQNTVQATQQANANLRNADAIEAMGMLPAMRERWLTQHKSFLYYQNVASEKSANITSLTKSTRLALQSLMLGLGALLAVNGDITPGMMIAGSILVSRVLSPIDQIIGVWKQWMQARLAWQRVNLLLDAHPARAAGMALPPPEGKLQVEQLSANAPNTRTPILANITFELAPGDVLGVLGPSGSGKSTLARLLVAAMPALGGKVRLDGADMHQWDKGDLGRFIGYLPQDVQLFSGTIAENIARFAQPDAEKIVAAAITAGVHEMILRLPQGYDTPLGEGGAGLSGGQKQRVALARAIYNQPRLIVMDEPNASLDDDGEKALLAAIAAQQEAKSTQVLITHKPALLSCATKLLVLRAGQIQYFGATEQVLKELQRAKPANASLTKPMTKPTSPKPTSVNTADAANAFAPKEPGSAGLSMVYSTPTPRRAAPDK, from the coding sequence ATGCCCGCATCCCATCCGGCTTCATCAGGCAGGGAAATTATTGACGCGCTGGCCGCCTACCGTCAGGGATTTTGGGGAATTGGCCTGTTCAGCGCCGTCATCAATCTGCTGATGCTGGCGCCAGCGATTTATATGCTTCAGGTTTATGATCGCGTATTACCTTCCAGCAGCACCATGACGCTGGCAATGCTGACGATCATTATGCTGGGTCTGTTCTTACTGATGGGATTACTGGAATGGATACGCAGCGCAGTGGTGATCCGCCTCGGTACACAGATGGACATGCGCCTGAATCAGCGTATCTACAATGCGGCGTTTGAAAGCAATCTCAGGAACGGCACGGCGGGAGCAGGGCAAGCCTTAAACGATCTTACCGCCCTGCGCCAGTTCGCTACTGGAAACGCGCTGTTCGCCTTCTTTGATGCGCCGTGGTTTCCCGTTTATCTGCTGGTGATCTTCTTACTTCACCCCTGGCTCGGCGTGATGGCGCTGGCGGGGGCGATCATACTGATTGTGCTGGCCTGGCTGAATCAAAAACTTACGCGCGAACCCTTGGCCTTAGCCGCACAAAACACCGTTCAGGCGACGCAACAGGCTAACGCTAACCTGCGCAACGCCGATGCCATCGAAGCCATGGGAATGCTGCCCGCCATGCGCGAACGCTGGCTGACGCAGCACAAATCTTTTCTCTATTATCAGAATGTTGCCAGCGAAAAGAGCGCCAACATTACCTCACTGACGAAAAGTACCCGACTGGCGCTTCAATCGCTGATGTTGGGGCTGGGCGCGTTGCTGGCCGTCAACGGGGATATCACGCCCGGCATGATGATCGCCGGATCCATTCTGGTAAGCCGCGTGCTCAGCCCAATCGATCAGATCATTGGCGTCTGGAAGCAGTGGATGCAGGCGCGTCTTGCCTGGCAACGGGTCAATCTCCTGCTCGATGCGCATCCGGCGCGTGCCGCTGGCATGGCGCTGCCCCCCCCGGAAGGTAAACTTCAGGTGGAACAGCTCAGCGCTAACGCCCCCAACACGCGTACCCCCATACTCGCCAATATCACGTTTGAACTGGCTCCCGGCGATGTGCTCGGCGTGCTGGGCCCTTCTGGTTCAGGTAAATCCACCCTCGCCCGCCTGCTGGTTGCCGCCATGCCCGCTCTCGGCGGTAAAGTCAGGCTGGACGGCGCAGACATGCATCAGTGGGACAAAGGTGATTTGGGTCGCTTCATCGGCTATCTGCCGCAGGATGTACAGCTTTTCAGCGGGACGATTGCCGAAAACATCGCGCGTTTTGCTCAGCCGGACGCAGAGAAGATCGTTGCCGCTGCCATCACAGCAGGCGTGCACGAGATGATTCTACGGCTGCCGCAAGGCTACGATACACCACTGGGCGAAGGCGGTGCCGGGCTGTCTGGTGGACAGAAGCAGCGGGTTGCCCTCGCCAGAGCCATTTACAACCAGCCACGCCTGATTGTGATGGACGAGCCTAATGCCAGCCTGGATGACGACGGCGAGAAAGCCTTATTGGCCGCAATTGCCGCTCAGCAGGAGGCCAAAAGCACGCAGGTGCTGATCACACATAAGCCCGCCCTACTGTCCTGCGCCACTAAGCTGTTAGTCCTGCGCGCAGGGCAGATTCAGTATTTCGGCGCAACGGAGCAGGTACTGAAAGAGCTACAGCGCGCCAAGCCCGCCAATGCTTCTCTGACCAAACCGATGACGAAACCCACCAGCCCTAAACCTACATCGGTTAATACCGCTGACGCCGCAAATGCCTTTGCTCCAAAAGAGCCCGGTTCCGCCGGATTGAGCATGGTGTACAGCACGCCGACGCCGCGCCGTGCCGCACCGGATAAATGA